A genome region from Pseudomonas sp. N3-W includes the following:
- a CDS encoding putative quinol monooxygenase, with product MSQPFTAIATLIAKAGQQDALEQHLRALLAPTRAEAGCGQYDLHQDLNNPQAFYMIEHWSSDEALQAHDASAHIQNFRALAGDLIEHFDLKRLRALA from the coding sequence ATGTCCCAGCCTTTTACCGCTATCGCCACCCTCATCGCCAAAGCCGGCCAGCAGGACGCCCTTGAACAGCACCTGCGTGCGCTGTTAGCACCGACCCGCGCCGAGGCCGGTTGCGGCCAATACGACCTGCATCAGGACCTCAATAATCCGCAAGCCTTCTACATGATTGAACACTGGAGCAGCGACGAGGCCCTGCAAGCCCACGACGCCAGCGCGCACATCCAGAATTTTCGCGCCCTGGCCGGCGACCTGATCGAACACTTCGACCTCAAGCGCCTGCGCGCCCTGGCCTGA
- a CDS encoding LysR family transcriptional regulator, with translation MLRFDDLQLFVRAADLGSLSAAARVMDMSAAVASAALKRIEQQLGARLLARSTRSLRLTAEGEGFLEYARGALSQLDEGRRLLARGQDQVSGVLQLSAPSDFGRNLLLPWLDEFQREHPNLTVRLLLGDRIADLFRQPVDIALRYGEPEDSSLVALPIAADNRRVLCAAPAYLARHGEPRQLEQLAQHNCLLFMLGSRVHDHWSFHDGKREVSLTVSGDRFSDDADVVRLWAVAGAGIAYKSWLDVAADVLAGRLKVLLPELLCERAPLNLLCAHRAQLSKPVNLLREMLASRCAQLSRRFPVLPQTGH, from the coding sequence ATGCTGCGTTTCGATGACTTGCAATTATTTGTCCGGGCGGCGGACCTGGGCAGCCTGTCGGCGGCGGCACGGGTAATGGACATGTCGGCAGCGGTCGCCAGCGCGGCGCTCAAGCGTATCGAGCAACAACTGGGCGCGCGGTTGTTGGCGCGTTCCACGCGTAGCCTGCGTCTGACGGCCGAAGGTGAAGGTTTTCTGGAATATGCCCGTGGGGCCTTGAGTCAACTGGATGAAGGACGGCGCCTGCTCGCGCGTGGGCAGGATCAGGTCAGTGGTGTGCTGCAGCTGTCGGCTCCGTCTGACTTCGGTCGTAACTTGCTGTTGCCCTGGCTGGACGAGTTTCAGCGTGAACACCCCAATCTGACGGTACGCCTGTTGTTGGGCGACCGCATTGCCGACCTGTTCCGCCAGCCGGTGGACATTGCACTGCGTTACGGTGAGCCAGAAGACTCAAGCCTGGTGGCGTTGCCCATTGCTGCGGACAATCGTCGAGTGCTGTGCGCCGCGCCGGCCTATCTCGCCCGCCACGGCGAACCCCGGCAACTGGAGCAACTGGCGCAACACAATTGCCTGTTGTTCATGCTCGGCAGCCGGGTCCACGATCATTGGAGTTTTCACGACGGCAAACGCGAGGTGAGCCTGACCGTGAGCGGTGATCGCTTCAGCGACGATGCCGATGTGGTGCGCTTGTGGGCCGTGGCGGGGGCCGGGATCGCTTACAAATCCTGGCTCGATGTGGCGGCCGATGTGTTGGCCGGTCGCCTGAAAGTGTTGCTGCCGGAGTTGCTCTGCGAGCGCGCGCCGCTGAATCTGTTGTGTGCTCACCGCGCGCAGTTGAGTAAGCCGGTGAACCTTTTGCGAGAAATGCTTGCCAGCCGATGCGCTCAGTTGAGTAGGCGTTTTCCGGTATTGCCGCAAACTGGTCATTAG
- a CDS encoding SDR family oxidoreductase, with protein sequence MSTAKNALIIGASRGLGLGLVKTLLADGWHVTATVRHPQKADALQALGKVRIEKLDMDDQQAVIALSQQLKGEVFDLLFVNAGVKGPDVQTPGGATLAEVGQLFFTNAVAPINLAQRFVGQIRPGSGVLAFMSSVLGSVTMPDAPELALYKASKAALNSMTNSFVSQLGDQKLTVLSLHPGWVKTDMGGDGADIDVATSTRGLVDQVNAYTGKGGHHFVNYKGETIPW encoded by the coding sequence ATGTCCACGGCAAAAAACGCACTCATCATCGGCGCCTCCCGGGGCCTGGGCCTCGGCTTGGTGAAAACCCTGCTGGCCGACGGCTGGCACGTCACCGCCACCGTGCGCCATCCACAGAAAGCCGACGCCTTGCAGGCGTTGGGCAAGGTGCGGATCGAAAAGCTCGACATGGACGACCAACAAGCCGTGATCGCCCTCAGTCAACAGCTCAAGGGCGAGGTGTTTGATCTGCTGTTCGTCAATGCCGGGGTCAAGGGGCCGGACGTTCAAACGCCGGGTGGTGCGACACTGGCCGAAGTCGGGCAACTGTTCTTCACCAACGCCGTAGCACCGATCAATCTGGCCCAGCGTTTTGTCGGGCAGATTCGCCCCGGCAGCGGCGTATTGGCGTTCATGAGCTCGGTACTGGGCAGCGTGACCATGCCTGATGCCCCGGAACTGGCGCTGTACAAGGCCAGCAAGGCTGCGCTCAATTCCATGACCAACAGTTTTGTGAGCCAGTTGGGCGACCAGAAACTGACCGTACTGTCGCTGCATCCGGGCTGGGTGAAAACTGACATGGGCGGTGACGGCGCTGATATCGATGTGGCCACCAGCACCCGTGGACTGGTCGATCAGGTGAATGCGTACACTGGCAAGGGCGGGCATCACTTTGTGAATTACAAGGGTGAAACCATTCCCTGGTAA
- a CDS encoding IS110 family transposase yields MISWVGIDISKTNLVVWVQPQNEGFDVSNTSQGFVELIEHLSCYEVGRILLEATGGYERRVMAALQGANFNVLRINPRRARAFAVAMGKNAKTDPIDAAVLADFAEVLHASRDKVISPEREALRELVQLREHFVQQRDDNKRRLQQAQLPTAITAIKEHIRYLQTQIKQLEKAINQSMRDLDAEKAERLISVKGIGTVATASLLVYLPELGELDRREIAALAGIAPYNDDSGNHSGKRQIFGGRARVRRALYMSCWVVIRHQADFKARYEALRERGKSAKVALIACMRILLIRLNAMLRDGTEWR; encoded by the coding sequence ATGATTTCCTGGGTCGGCATCGATATCTCTAAAACAAACCTCGTTGTCTGGGTTCAGCCACAGAACGAAGGCTTCGACGTTTCAAACACTTCGCAAGGCTTTGTTGAACTGATCGAGCATTTGAGTTGTTACGAGGTCGGTCGGATATTGCTGGAAGCCACTGGTGGCTATGAACGAAGGGTCATGGCGGCATTGCAAGGCGCGAACTTCAACGTGCTCAGGATCAATCCTCGTCGGGCCAGGGCCTTCGCTGTAGCAATGGGCAAGAATGCCAAGACCGACCCCATCGACGCGGCTGTTCTGGCTGATTTCGCCGAAGTCCTGCACGCGTCTCGTGACAAAGTCATTTCGCCTGAACGTGAAGCCCTGCGCGAGCTGGTTCAACTGCGCGAGCACTTTGTCCAGCAGCGGGACGATAACAAACGCAGGCTTCAGCAGGCTCAGCTGCCAACTGCAATCACAGCGATCAAAGAACATATTCGTTATCTGCAAACGCAGATCAAGCAACTCGAGAAAGCCATCAATCAAAGCATGCGCGACCTGGATGCAGAAAAAGCCGAGCGGCTGATTTCTGTTAAAGGCATCGGCACGGTGGCTACTGCCAGTTTGCTGGTTTACTTGCCCGAGCTCGGTGAGCTTGATCGCCGGGAGATTGCGGCCCTGGCGGGAATCGCACCCTACAATGACGACAGCGGCAATCACAGCGGAAAACGTCAGATCTTCGGAGGAAGAGCCCGAGTTAGACGTGCTCTCTACATGTCCTGCTGGGTCGTGATCCGCCATCAGGCAGATTTCAAGGCGCGCTATGAGGCTCTAAGGGAGAGAGGCAAGAGCGCGAAAGTCGCGCTCATCGCCTGCATGCGGATACTGCTGATCAGGTTGAATGCCATGCTGCGAGACGGCACCGAATGGCGGTGA
- a CDS encoding calcium:proton antiporter codes for MLKLLRQESFLLLAVIAAVVAYPLEHWILHNGQPVALIAGLVLIAFIVAASMRVAHHAELLAEKVGDPYGTMILTLSAVLVEVVILAIMMSNEASKTLVRDTIYSAVMLDINGILGLAALMGGIKHGEQSYNDDSARSYSVMILTAMGVSMVVPEFIPEASWKVYSAFTIGAMMVLYTLFLRMQVGPHSYFFSYSYPQKRRKKVPDEQPEPVNVALSVGMLVFGVVVIGALAEVMSKTLDLGLEGTGAPPVITAILVAAISAAPEILTALRAALANRMQSVVNIAMGASLSTVILTVPVMEAMALYTGQPFQMAMTPVQTVMVLLTLLVSAINLNDGETNAIEGMTHFVLFATFIMLSLLGL; via the coding sequence ATGCTCAAACTTCTCAGACAAGAATCTTTTCTGCTGCTGGCCGTTATCGCCGCCGTTGTTGCCTACCCTTTGGAACACTGGATCCTGCACAACGGTCAGCCCGTCGCACTGATCGCCGGCCTGGTGCTGATCGCCTTCATCGTCGCCGCCTCCATGCGCGTAGCCCATCACGCCGAGCTGCTCGCGGAAAAAGTCGGCGATCCCTATGGCACGATGATCCTGACCTTGTCCGCCGTGCTGGTGGAAGTGGTGATCCTGGCGATCATGATGAGTAATGAAGCCTCGAAGACCCTGGTGCGTGACACCATTTACTCGGCGGTGATGCTCGACATCAACGGCATCCTCGGTCTGGCGGCGTTGATGGGCGGGATCAAGCACGGCGAGCAGTCCTACAACGACGACTCGGCCCGCAGTTACAGCGTGATGATCCTCACGGCGATGGGCGTTTCCATGGTGGTGCCGGAGTTCATTCCCGAGGCCAGCTGGAAGGTTTATTCGGCGTTCACCATTGGCGCGATGATGGTGCTCTACACCTTGTTCCTGCGCATGCAGGTCGGGCCGCACAGTTATTTCTTCAGCTACAGCTACCCGCAAAAGCGCCGCAAGAAAGTCCCGGATGAACAGCCTGAACCGGTCAACGTGGCGTTAAGCGTGGGCATGCTGGTGTTTGGCGTGGTGGTGATCGGCGCCTTGGCCGAAGTGATGTCCAAGACCCTCGACCTGGGGCTTGAGGGCACGGGCGCACCGCCGGTGATCACGGCGATCCTGGTGGCGGCGATTTCCGCGGCGCCGGAGATTCTGACCGCGTTGCGTGCGGCGTTGGCCAATCGCATGCAATCGGTGGTGAACATCGCGATGGGTGCGTCGTTGTCGACGGTGATTCTGACGGTGCCGGTGATGGAAGCCATGGCGCTCTACACTGGCCAGCCGTTTCAGATGGCAATGACGCCGGTGCAGACGGTGATGGTTTTGCTGACCCTGCTGGTCAGCGCGATCAACCTCAATGACGGCGAAACCAATGCCATTGAAGGCATGACGCATTTTGTGTTGTTTGCGACGTTTATCATGTTGTCGCTACTCGGTCTCTAA
- a CDS encoding helix-turn-helix transcriptional regulator, with the protein MEHAPCISQIATLLADPKRSAMMWALMDGSARQTEELALLAGLSPSSASAHLGRLSAGGLLKVETRGRRRFFRLAAPEVGAAVEALASASLASKSREIPETIKRSTLLGKRPAAPASLLQARLCEDHLGGTLAADLFQRLLDAGWIKQVDQRVTVTQKGGQQLARRGVYFQALAHRNAQVACACPDWSERRPHLGGALGAALLQLFMQSGWLVLPNDSRTLQITAAGQREIQHFARESELDMAF; encoded by the coding sequence ATGGAACATGCACCTTGCATCAGCCAGATCGCCACGTTGCTGGCTGACCCCAAGCGCAGCGCAATGATGTGGGCCTTGATGGATGGCTCGGCGCGGCAAACCGAAGAGCTGGCCTTGCTGGCCGGGTTGTCACCGTCTTCGGCCAGTGCTCACTTGGGGCGTTTGTCCGCCGGAGGCCTGTTGAAGGTTGAAACCCGTGGTCGCCGGCGTTTTTTCCGTCTGGCCGCCCCTGAAGTCGGCGCTGCCGTGGAAGCACTGGCGAGCGCTTCACTGGCCAGTAAATCCCGTGAAATTCCCGAGACTATCAAGCGCAGTACGTTGCTGGGCAAGCGTCCGGCTGCGCCGGCGTCGCTGTTGCAGGCACGCTTGTGCGAGGACCATCTGGGCGGCACGCTGGCGGCGGATCTGTTCCAGCGCTTACTGGATGCCGGCTGGATCAAGCAGGTCGATCAGCGCGTCACGGTGACCCAAAAGGGCGGCCAGCAACTGGCCAGACGTGGCGTCTACTTCCAGGCCCTGGCCCACCGTAACGCGCAAGTTGCCTGCGCGTGCCCCGACTGGAGCGAACGTCGACCGCATCTTGGCGGCGCGCTGGGCGCGGCGCTGTTGCAGTTGTTCATGCAGTCTGGCTGGCTGGTCTTGCCCAACGATTCGCGGACCTTGCAGATCACCGCCGCCGGGCAGCGGGAAATCCAGCATTTCGCCAGGGAAAGCGAGCTGGACATGGCGTTTTAG
- a CDS encoding zinc-binding alcohol dehydrogenase family protein, with protein MKAIAYYASLPISDEKSLQDIELPEPVAGPRDLLVDVKAISVNPVDTKVRQNVQPEEGAAKVLGWDVAGVVKAVGSDVTLFKAGDTVFYAGSIARAGGNSERHVVDERIVGHMPRTLGFAEAAALPLTAITAWELLFERLKVPEGKTDEAQSLLIVGAAGGVGSILTQLASQLTSLKVIGTASRPQTQSWVRELGADLVIDHSKPLSEELKRAGVDHVTHVASLTQTDEHLDQLVEALAPQGKLALIDDPKALDITKLKRKSLSLHWEFMYTRSLFETADMIEQHNLLNRVAQLIDAGTLKTTVGEHFGTINAANLRRAHALLESGKAKGKIVLEGF; from the coding sequence ATGAAAGCCATTGCCTACTATGCGTCCCTGCCAATCAGCGACGAAAAATCCCTGCAAGACATCGAATTGCCAGAACCGGTCGCCGGCCCTCGGGACCTGTTGGTGGACGTCAAAGCCATCTCGGTCAACCCGGTGGATACCAAGGTCCGCCAGAACGTGCAGCCTGAAGAAGGTGCCGCGAAAGTGCTGGGCTGGGACGTGGCCGGCGTGGTCAAGGCAGTCGGCAGCGACGTCACCCTGTTCAAGGCTGGCGACACCGTGTTTTACGCCGGCTCCATCGCCCGCGCCGGTGGCAACAGCGAACGGCATGTGGTGGATGAGCGGATCGTCGGCCACATGCCCAGGACCCTCGGTTTCGCCGAAGCCGCTGCCCTGCCGCTGACTGCGATTACCGCCTGGGAACTGCTGTTCGAACGCCTCAAAGTACCCGAAGGCAAGACCGATGAGGCGCAGAGCCTGCTGATCGTCGGCGCGGCGGGTGGCGTCGGTTCGATCCTCACGCAACTGGCCAGCCAGCTCACTTCACTGAAAGTCATCGGCACCGCGTCCCGCCCGCAAACCCAAAGCTGGGTGCGTGAGCTGGGCGCCGACCTGGTGATCGACCACAGTAAGCCGTTGAGTGAAGAACTGAAACGCGCAGGCGTGGACCACGTGACCCACGTCGCCAGCCTGACCCAGACCGACGAGCACCTGGATCAACTGGTCGAGGCGTTGGCGCCGCAAGGCAAACTGGCGCTGATCGATGACCCGAAGGCGCTGGACATCACCAAGCTCAAGCGCAAGAGCCTGTCGCTGCACTGGGAGTTCATGTACACCCGCTCGCTGTTCGAAACCGCCGACATGATCGAGCAGCACAACCTGCTGAATCGCGTCGCACAACTGATTGATGCGGGCACGTTGAAAACCACGGTGGGTGAGCACTTCGGCACCATCAACGCCGCCAACCTGCGTCGCGCCCACGCGTTGCTGGAAAGCGGCAAGGCCAAGGGCAAGATCGTGCTCGAAGGGTTCTAA
- a CDS encoding 2-oxoglutarate and iron-dependent oxygenase domain-containing protein, giving the protein MNSLPVIDIAPLYTDDPTAWQSIATQIDRACRDWGFFYIKGHPIPTQRVEAVLEHARRFFALPTAEKLRIDITQTKHHRGYGAIATEQLDPSKPGDLKETFDMGLHLLADHPDVLAEKPLRGSNRHPSAPGWEALMEQHYLDMQALAQTLLRAMTLALGIERDFFDTRFNEPASVLRMIHYPPRHTASSPEQQGAGAHTDYGCITLLYQDAAGGLQVHNVNGEWIDAPPVEGTFVVNLGDMMARWSNDCYRSTPHRVISPPGVDRYSMPFFAEPHPDTAIECLPGCQDQLHPAKYPPTTCAEFLLSRFADTYAYRREQEAG; this is encoded by the coding sequence ATGAACTCACTGCCCGTTATCGACATCGCCCCGCTCTACACCGACGACCCAACCGCCTGGCAATCCATCGCCACCCAAATCGACCGTGCCTGCCGCGACTGGGGCTTTTTCTACATCAAGGGTCACCCGATTCCCACGCAGCGAGTCGAAGCCGTCCTCGAACATGCTCGACGCTTCTTCGCCCTGCCCACTGCTGAAAAGCTCAGGATCGACATCACCCAGACCAAACACCATCGCGGCTATGGTGCCATCGCCACCGAACAACTCGACCCGAGCAAACCCGGCGACCTGAAAGAAACGTTCGATATGGGCCTGCACCTGCTGGCCGATCACCCAGACGTGCTCGCGGAAAAACCATTGCGCGGCTCCAACCGCCATCCCTCGGCGCCAGGCTGGGAAGCGCTGATGGAGCAGCATTACCTCGACATGCAGGCCCTGGCGCAAACGCTGCTACGGGCAATGACCCTGGCACTGGGCATCGAGCGCGACTTTTTCGACACCCGCTTCAATGAGCCCGCCAGCGTATTGCGCATGATTCATTACCCGCCGCGCCACACCGCCAGCTCGCCAGAGCAACAAGGCGCCGGGGCCCACACCGATTACGGCTGCATCACCCTGCTCTACCAAGACGCCGCCGGCGGCCTGCAAGTGCACAACGTCAACGGCGAATGGATCGACGCGCCACCGGTTGAAGGCACGTTCGTGGTCAACCTCGGTGACATGATGGCACGCTGGAGTAACGACTGTTATCGGTCCACCCCACACCGGGTGATCAGTCCGCCTGGAGTGGACCGGTATTCGATGCCGTTCTTCGCCGAGCCCCACCCCGACACGGCCATCGAATGCCTGCCCGGTTGCCAGGATCAACTGCATCCGGCGAAATATCCGCCAACCACCTGCGCCGAATTCCTGCTTTCGCGCTTCGCCGACACCTATGCCTATCGGCGAGAGCAGGAAGCCGGGTGA
- a CDS encoding MerR family transcriptional regulator encodes MRIGELAQASAVSRDTLRFYEQRGLIAAQRSANGYRDYPAEMVQLVLYIKTAQRLGFTLGEIGSSVTALWQSPDPDSAVTQLLQDKLKLIETRMTELGALRSELQQRLGQRCPLNP; translated from the coding sequence ATGCGCATCGGTGAATTAGCCCAGGCCAGCGCCGTCAGCCGCGACACGCTGCGCTTCTATGAGCAGCGCGGGTTGATCGCCGCGCAACGCAGCGCCAACGGTTATCGCGACTACCCGGCGGAGATGGTGCAACTGGTGCTGTACATCAAGACGGCTCAACGGCTGGGCTTTACCCTCGGCGAGATCGGCAGTAGCGTGACTGCACTGTGGCAGTCACCCGACCCGGACAGCGCCGTCACACAACTGCTGCAAGACAAGCTCAAACTGATCGAAACCCGCATGACTGAACTCGGCGCCCTGCGCAGCGAATTGCAGCAACGGCTCGGTCAGCGCTGCCCGTTGAACCCATGA
- a CDS encoding BMP family ABC transporter substrate-binding protein, producing MHKRPLQKLLCAMAAAIGLSASFSASAADPLKVGFVYIGPIGDHGWTYQHEQGRKALADKFGGQISTRYVENVAEGADAERVIRNMAKDNYDLIFTTSFGYMNPTLKVAKQFPLVTFEHATGYKQDKNLGTYLARTYEGRYVSGFLAAKMTKTKKIGYVASFPIPEVIRDINAIQLALNKYNPGTEIKVVWVNSWFDPGKEADAANALIDQGVDVVFQHTDSPAPIQAAERRGVYAVGYASDMAHFGPKAVLTSIVNDWGPYYIQSTQSVLDHNWSSQDYWGGLKEGTVELPISDLVPAPVKAEAEQIIADIKSGALQPFTGPIKDQAGTVKIPAGASASNTELASMNYYVEGMKAEIPK from the coding sequence ATGCATAAACGTCCGTTGCAAAAACTGCTGTGCGCCATGGCCGCCGCCATTGGCCTGAGTGCCAGCTTCAGCGCCAGTGCCGCCGACCCGCTGAAAGTCGGCTTCGTCTACATCGGTCCGATCGGTGACCACGGCTGGACGTATCAGCATGAACAGGGCCGCAAGGCACTCGCCGACAAATTCGGCGGGCAGATCAGCACCCGCTACGTGGAAAACGTGGCCGAAGGCGCCGACGCCGAGCGGGTGATCCGCAACATGGCCAAGGACAACTATGACCTGATCTTCACCACCTCCTTCGGCTACATGAACCCGACCCTGAAAGTCGCCAAACAGTTTCCCCTGGTGACCTTCGAACACGCCACCGGCTACAAGCAGGACAAGAACCTCGGCACTTACCTGGCGCGTACCTACGAGGGCCGCTACGTCAGCGGCTTCCTCGCGGCGAAGATGACCAAAACCAAAAAGATCGGCTACGTCGCCTCGTTCCCGATCCCGGAAGTGATCCGCGACATCAACGCCATTCAACTGGCCCTGAACAAGTACAACCCCGGCACCGAGATCAAGGTGGTGTGGGTCAATTCCTGGTTCGATCCAGGCAAGGAAGCCGATGCCGCCAACGCGCTGATCGACCAGGGCGTGGATGTGGTGTTCCAGCACACCGACAGCCCGGCGCCGATCCAGGCCGCCGAACGTCGCGGCGTGTATGCCGTGGGCTACGCTTCCGACATGGCGCACTTCGGGCCAAAAGCGGTGCTGACGTCCATCGTCAATGACTGGGGCCCTTACTACATCCAGTCGACCCAAAGCGTGCTCGACCACAACTGGTCATCGCAGGACTACTGGGGCGGCTTGAAAGAGGGCACGGTTGAACTGCCAATCAGCGACCTGGTGCCCGCCCCGGTGAAAGCCGAGGCCGAACAGATCATCGCCGACATCAAGAGCGGTGCGCTGCAACCGTTCACCGGGCCGATCAAGGATCAGGCCGGCACCGTGAAAATCCCGGCGGGCGCGAGCGCGAGCAATACCGAACTGGCGTCGATGAACTACTACGTTGAAGGCATGAAGGCCGAAATCCCGAAGTAG
- a CDS encoding 8-oxoguanine deaminase translates to MPATRTWLKNPLAIFTANGLDARGGLVVQDGLIVELIAAGQQPSAPCGHIFDAREHVILPGLINTHHHFYQTLTRAWAPVVNQPLFPWLKTLYPVWARLTPEKLALASKVALAELLLSGCTTAADHHYLFPQGLENAIDVQVESVRELGMRAMLTRGSMSLGEKDGGLPPQQTVQEGEVILADSQRLIAEYHERGDGAQIQIALAPCSPFSVTPQIMSASAELANKLDVRLHTHLAETLDEEDFCLQRFGLRTVDYLDSVGWLGPRTWLAHGIHFNPDEIARLGAAGTGICHCPSSNMRLASGICPTLDLTAAGALLGLGVDGSASNDASNMMLETRQALYIQRLRYGAEKITPELVLGWATKGSASLLGRTDIGELAVGKQADLALFKLDELRFSGSHDPVSALLLCGADRADRVMIGGKWRVIDGQVEGLDLKALIADHSQAARQLIAGT, encoded by the coding sequence ATGCCTGCGACCCGTACCTGGTTAAAAAATCCCCTCGCGATCTTCACTGCCAATGGCCTCGATGCCCGTGGTGGCCTGGTGGTGCAAGACGGTTTGATCGTCGAACTGATCGCTGCCGGCCAGCAACCGTCCGCGCCCTGTGGACACATATTCGATGCCCGCGAGCATGTGATCCTGCCGGGGCTGATCAACACCCATCACCATTTTTATCAGACCCTGACCCGCGCCTGGGCACCGGTGGTCAATCAACCATTGTTCCCGTGGCTGAAAACCCTGTACCCGGTGTGGGCACGCCTGACGCCTGAAAAACTCGCCCTCGCCAGCAAAGTCGCGCTGGCCGAATTGCTGCTGTCTGGCTGCACCACCGCGGCTGATCATCACTACCTGTTTCCGCAAGGCCTGGAAAACGCCATCGACGTTCAGGTCGAGAGCGTTCGCGAACTGGGCATGCGCGCCATGCTCACTCGCGGCTCCATGAGCCTGGGCGAAAAGGACGGCGGCCTGCCACCGCAGCAAACCGTGCAGGAAGGCGAAGTAATCCTCGCCGACAGCCAACGCCTGATCGCCGAGTACCATGAACGTGGCGATGGTGCGCAAATCCAGATTGCGTTGGCGCCCTGCTCGCCGTTCTCGGTGACTCCGCAAATCATGTCCGCCAGCGCCGAGTTGGCCAACAAACTCGACGTGCGCCTGCACACGCATCTGGCGGAAACCCTCGACGAAGAAGACTTCTGCCTGCAACGTTTCGGCCTGCGTACCGTGGATTACCTGGACAGTGTCGGCTGGCTCGGGCCGCGCACCTGGCTGGCCCACGGCATCCACTTCAACCCCGACGAAATCGCCCGCCTCGGCGCGGCCGGCACCGGCATCTGCCATTGCCCGAGTTCGAACATGCGCCTGGCTTCCGGCATCTGTCCGACCCTGGACCTGACCGCAGCCGGCGCGTTGTTGGGCCTGGGTGTGGACGGTTCGGCGTCCAACGATGCGTCGAACATGATGCTGGAAACCCGTCAGGCGCTGTACATCCAGCGTCTGCGTTATGGCGCCGAAAAGATCACCCCGGAGCTCGTGCTGGGCTGGGCGACCAAGGGTTCGGCCAGCTTGCTTGGCCGTACCGACATCGGTGAGCTGGCCGTGGGCAAGCAGGCGGATCTGGCACTGTTCAAGCTCGATGAACTGCGCTTCTCCGGCAGCCATGATCCGGTGTCGGCGCTGCTGCTGTGCGGTGCAGACCGGGCGGATCGGGTGATGATCGGGGGCAAATGGCGAGTGATTGACGGGCAGGTCGAGGGGCTGGATCTGAAAGCGCTGATCGCCGATCACAGCCAGGCGGCGCGGCAGTTGATCGCCGGCACCTGA
- a CDS encoding adenosine deaminase, with amino-acid sequence MYDWLNALPKAELHLHLEGSLEPELLFALAERNKIALPWNDVETLRKAYAFNNLQEFLDLYYQGADVLRTSQDFYDLTWAYLLRCKAQNVIHTEPFFDPQTHTDRGVPFEVVLNGIASALKDGEQQLGITSGLILSFLRHLSEEEAEKTLDQALPFRDAFVAVGLDSSEMGHPPSKFQRVFDRARHEGFLTVAHAGEEGPPEYIWEAIDLLKIQRIDHGVRAIEDERLMQRIIDEQIPLTVCPLSNTKLCVFDHMSQHNILDMLERGVKVTVNSDDPAYFGGYVTENFHALYTDLGMTQDQAKRLAQNSLDARLVKP; translated from the coding sequence ATGTACGACTGGCTGAACGCCCTGCCCAAGGCAGAACTGCACCTGCACCTTGAAGGTTCGCTGGAGCCCGAGTTGCTGTTCGCCCTGGCCGAACGCAACAAGATTGCCCTGCCGTGGAACGATGTCGAAACCCTGCGCAAGGCGTATGCCTTCAACAACCTGCAAGAGTTTCTCGACCTGTATTACCAGGGCGCCGACGTGTTGCGCACCTCCCAGGATTTCTACGACCTGACCTGGGCTTACCTGTTGCGTTGCAAGGCGCAGAACGTGATTCATACCGAACCGTTCTTCGACCCGCAGACCCACACCGACCGGGGCGTGCCGTTTGAAGTGGTGTTGAACGGTATCGCCAGCGCGCTCAAGGATGGCGAACAGCAGTTGGGCATCACCAGCGGTTTGATCCTCAGCTTCCTGCGTCACCTGAGCGAAGAAGAAGCCGAGAAAACCCTCGACCAGGCGCTGCCGTTCCGCGACGCATTTGTGGCCGTGGGCCTGGACAGTTCCGAGATGGGCCACCCGCCGAGCAAGTTCCAGCGTGTGTTTGATCGCGCCCGTCACGAGGGCTTCCTGACCGTCGCCCACGCCGGTGAAGAAGGCCCGCCGGAGTACATCTGGGAAGCCATCGACCTGCTGAAGATCCAGCGTATCGACCATGGCGTACGCGCCATCGAAGACGAGCGCCTGATGCAGCGGATCATCGACGAGCAAATCCCCCTCACTGTGTGCCCGTTGTCGAACACCAAGCTCTGCGTGTTCGATCACATGTCCCAGCACAACATTCTCGACATGCTGGAACGTGGCGTAAAAGTGACGGTGAACTCCGATGACCCGGCGTACTTCGGCGGCTACGTGACCGAGAACTTCCATGCGCTGTACACCGACCTGGGCATGACCCAGGACCAGGCCAAACGCCTGGCGCAGAACAGCCTGGATGCGCGGTTGGTAAAACCGTAA